A DNA window from Osmerus mordax isolate fOsmMor3 unplaced genomic scaffold, fOsmMor3.pri Scaffold_99, whole genome shotgun sequence contains the following coding sequences:
- the LOC136940265 gene encoding suppressor of cytokine signaling 1-like, whose product QPPPQLQPPPQPDPPPQTQPPPQPHPPPQPPPQTQPPPQPHPPPQPPPQLQPPPQPQSHHRPPPQALLPWPTHLRPFCSHAECVLVQLTHLQLHHSGFYYAAMSMEDAHHTLQACPLGTFLIRDSCQADVFFTLSYRGNDAPTSVRIVLSKQLFSLHGSKKTFHSLFGLLRHYMRSSHRLSRPYRRSAPTLQELCRLVVMTTRGEEDVRELSGASGVVRDFLLAYPHCV is encoded by the exons cagcctccccctcagttacagcctcccccccagcccgatcctcccccccagactcagcctcccccccagccccatcctcccccccagcctccaccccagactcagcctcccccccagccccatcctcccccccagcctccccctcagttacagcctcccccccagccccagtctcaCCATCGGCCCCCTCCCCAAGCTCTGCTTCCCTGGCCCACGCACCTGCGCCCGTTCTGCAGCCATGCAGAGTGTGTCCTGGTGCagctcacacacctgcagctgcACCACAGCGGCTTCTACTACGCAGCCATGAGCATGGAGGACGCCCACCACACCCTGCAGGCCTGCCCCTTGGGGACCTTCCTCAtcag AGACAGCTGCCAGGCGGACGTGTTCTTCACCCTGAGTTACCGCGGCAATGACGCCCCCACCAGCGTGCGCATCGTGCTGAGCAAGCAACTCTTCAGCCTGCACGGCAGCAAGAAGACCTTCCATTCGCTGTTCGGCCTGCTGCGTCACTACATGAGGTCCTCCCATAGGCTGAGCCGGCCCTACCGCCGCTCAGCCCCCACGCTGCAGGAGCTCTGCCGCCTGGTCGTCATGACGAcccggggggaggaggatgtaCGAGAGCTGAGCGGAGCCTCGGGCGTCGTCAGAGACTTCCTGCTGGCCTACCCTCACTGTgtgtag
- the LOC136940264 gene encoding Golgi apparatus membrane protein TVP23 homolog A-like isoform X2 — MVDDTEDVDFGTEDEEEEKARRSAKIRHPIASFVHLFFRVAAIVTYLLCDWFSKSFASCFVLIITLLSCDFWSVKSSQGQTEVEARIFWLGLIICPLLWTCFLFTCLFSLKVTWLALVVAGLSLQLANLYGYLRCKAGGQEVPPTTSSSFLGLHFLQRPDIIFGML; from the exons ATGGTCGATGACACCGAGGATGTGGATTTCGGTaccgaggatgaggaggaggagaaagcgcGCAGGAGCGCGAAGATACG acacccCATCGCCTCCTTCGTTCACCTCTTTTTCCGGGTCGCTGCCATAGTAACCTATCTGCTCTGCGATTGGTTCAGTAAGAGCTTTGCTTCCTGTTTTGTTCTGATCATCACACTGCTATCCTGCGACTTCTGGTCCGTCAAa agctcccagggacagacagaggtggaggccaGGATCTTCTGGCTGGGTCTGATCAtctgtcctcttctctggaCCTGCTTCCTGTTTACCTGCCTCTTCTCCCTCAAGGTCACCtggctg GCGTTGGTGGTCGCAGGCTTGTCACTCCAGCTGGCTAATCTCTATGGATACCTGCGCTGCAAGGCCGGCGGACAGGAAGTCCCGCccaccacctcttcctccttccttggCCTGCACTTCCTCCAGAGG CCTGACATCATATTTGGCATGTTGTAA
- the LOC136940264 gene encoding Golgi apparatus membrane protein TVP23 homolog A-like isoform X1 codes for MVDDTEDVDFGTEDEEEEKARRSAKIRHPIASFVHLFFRVAAIVTYLLCDWFSKSFASCFVLIITLLSCDFWSVKNVTGRLLVGLRWWNQVDEDGKSLWVFEARKSSQGQTEVEARIFWLGLIICPLLWTCFLFTCLFSLKVTWLALVVAGLSLQLANLYGYLRCKAGGQEVPPTTSSSFLGLHFLQRPDIIFGML; via the exons ATGGTCGATGACACCGAGGATGTGGATTTCGGTaccgaggatgaggaggaggagaaagcgcGCAGGAGCGCGAAGATACG acacccCATCGCCTCCTTCGTTCACCTCTTTTTCCGGGTCGCTGCCATAGTAACCTATCTGCTCTGCGATTGGTTCAGTAAGAGCTTTGCTTCCTGTTTTGTTCTGATCATCACACTGCTATCCTGCGACTTCTGGTCCGTCAAa aatgtgaCAGGCAGGCTACTGGTGGGATTAAGGTGGTGGAACCAGGTAGATGAAGATGGGAAGAGTCTCTGGGTGTTTGAGGCAAGGAAG agctcccagggacagacagaggtggaggccaGGATCTTCTGGCTGGGTCTGATCAtctgtcctcttctctggaCCTGCTTCCTGTTTACCTGCCTCTTCTCCCTCAAGGTCACCtggctg GCGTTGGTGGTCGCAGGCTTGTCACTCCAGCTGGCTAATCTCTATGGATACCTGCGCTGCAAGGCCGGCGGACAGGAAGTCCCGCccaccacctcttcctccttccttggCCTGCACTTCCTCCAGAGG CCTGACATCATATTTGGCATGTTGTAA